Within the Pseudonocardia alni genome, the region TCCTCCAGGGCCGCGTGCCGCCGCTCGCCCATCTCGCGGCCGGCGGCGGTGCGCAGCTCGCCCCGCAGCCGCAGCAGCTTCTCGTGGAAGTGGGCGACGACCGAGCCGGTCGGCCCGGACCGGTAGCCGCCGGTCGCGACGCCCGCGGCCGGGTCCCACAGGGGCTCGCCGATCGCGCCGCCGTAGGCGAACGCGCGGGCGATGCCGGTGGCGCCCATCGCGTCGAGCATGTCGGCGTCGTGCAGGCAGGCCGCGATCCGGTCCGCCGTGGGCGCCGACACCGCCGCGGAGAACGAGTACCGGCCGGTGGCCTCGACGGCGTCGAGCACCGGGTCCCACAGCTGCTCGGCGACCCCGCCGCGACGCAGCGCGTCCCGGGCGTCGTCGCGGACCTCCGCGGGGGCGACGACGCGGCCGAGCCGGGCCTCGGCGGCCCGGTGGTGGTCGTGCACATAGGCGGCGACGGCGGCGACGAACCCGTCCAGGCCCTCCCGCACCGCGAGCCGGGCCGACAGCCCGGCGACCCGGTCGAGGTGCCCGAGATCGTGCGCGACGTCCGCGCCGGCCATGTCGCCGGCGACGACGTCGCGCAGCCGCCGCAGCTCCCCGGCGCCGCTCACGCCCGGCTCCCGGCCGCGACGACGCGGGGCTCGGTGTCGGCGACCGATCCGCGGCGCAGCCACAGCAGCCCCGCGACGAGCAGCCCCAGGGCGCCGCCCGTCGCGTATCCGCCCGGCCCGACGAGGTCGATCATGACGCCGGACAGGGCCTGCCCGACCGAGACCCCGAGCACCGCGGCCATCACCATCCAGTTGAACGCCTCGGTCGCCGACCCCGCCGGAGCGGTCTGCTCGACGCCGAGGGAGTGCGCGGTGACCTGCGGGGTGATCAGCGCGCCGGCGACCATCATCACCACGGCCAGCAGCACCAGCGAGCCGAGCGGGGAGACGAGCCCCATCGCCGTCACCAGGACGGCGAAGCCGGCGAGCAGGACCGGCAGCCGCAGATGCAACGGCCGCGGCCAGGGCCGCATCCCGTAGAGCACCCCGGTCAGCACCGAGACCACCGACCAGAGCGAGAGCAGGACCCCGCCGGCGGCGGGCGAGCCGGCGAACGCGGTCGCGGCGATCACGCCGACCTCGGCGGTCCCCGCCACCAGCCCGAACCCGAGCGACGCCAGCGCCACCGTCCGCAGCCCGGGGCGCCGGAACACCCCGAGCAGCCCGGCCTCGACCGGCAGCGACCCGTCGGCGCGCTCGGCGCGGATGCGGGCCGAGCGGCGTCGTACGGCGGCGGTCAGCGCGAACCAGGTGGTGCCGACGATCTCCGCGGTCGCCGCGACGACGAGCGCGGTGCCCGGCCACGGCGTCGCCACCACCAGCACCGCGGCCAGCGCGGGACCCATGATGAAGAAGATCTCGAGGCTGATCGCCTCGTAGGTGTAGGCGGCCTCGCGGCGCGGCCCGGGCGGGGTCAGGTCCGACCACAGCGCCCGCGACGATCCCTCGAACGCCGGCGTCGCGAGCCCGGTGACGACCGCGACCGCGACGGTGAGCGGCAGCGCCGCCCGGTACTCGATGCTCAGCACCAGCCCGGTGACGCACAGCAGGTAGACCGCGACGAGCACCAGCATCGGCCGGGTCGGGCCCAGCCGGTCCAGCACCCGCCCCTGCACGACCGTGCCGACCGCGGTCCCGATCAGCAGCGCCGCCGAGACCGCTCCGGCGACGGCGTAGGAGCCGTGGACCTCACGGACGTAGAGCAGCGTGGCGAGACTGTGCATGGCGATCGGGAACCGACCGAGGACGGAGGCACAGACCGGCGCGGCCGCCCCGGGGGTGCCCAGGGCGGCGCGGTAGTCGGAGAGAGCGGCGGGCACGCCCCAGCATCACATGATCTGGGACGCCCGTACCAGAGAATTCAGCGCGCGCGCCGCGCGAGCCGCTCCGGCTCCAGGATCAGCACGCTCTTGCCCTCGAGACGCAGCCAGCCACGGTGCGCGAAGTCGGCGAGCGCCTTGTTCACGGTCTCGCGGGAGGCGCCGACGAGCTGGGCGATCTCCTCCTGCGTGAGGTCGTGGGTGACCCGCAGCAGCCCCGACTCCTGGGAGCCGAACTGGCGCGCGAGCTGCAGGAGCGACTTCGCCACACGGCCCGGCACGTCGGTGAAGATCAGGTCGGCGAGCATGTTGTTGGTGCGGCGCAGGCGACGGGCCAGCACGCGCAGCAGCTGCTCGGCGATCTCCGGACGCTTGCCGATCCACTCCCGCAGCGCGCTGCGGTCCATGGTGTAGCAGCGCACCTCGGTGACCGCGGTCGCCGACGACGTGCGCGGGCCCGGGTCGAAGATCGACAGCTCGCCGAACATGTCCGACGGGCCGGCCACCATGAGTAGGTTCTCCCGGCCGTCGGGGGACTTCCGGCCGAGCTTCACCTTCCCGCCCGACACGATGTAGAGGCGGTCACCGGGCTCACCTTCGGAGAAGATGACCTGCCCGCGGGAGAACTCGGCAGTCTCCAGAGCTTCGGCCAGCGCCTCGGCGGCCTGGGGCTCCACACCTTGGAAGATCCCTGCCCGGATCAGAACCTCGTCCACTGCAATGCTCCTCGTTCACCGGCCGTATCGTCACGGCGGGTCGTCGGCGCGTCAGTGTAGAGGTCTTCGCCACACACGTGCGCACCACTGGCCCGATCGGATTGACATCCGATCGGGTCCGATTCGTCGCGGGGCGCTGTCACGCACCCGTACGCGATCTTGTCAGGCCGACGGGACCTGGCTCCGACGAGCCCCCCGGCGGCGCCGGTTACGCAGCCGGAACAGCTCCAGCGCGCGGCCCGTGCCGGACCGGAACAGGGCACGGACCTCGTCCGGACGCGGCTGTTCGAGCATCTCGTCCAGCTCGTCCTGGCGCACGGTGGACTCCCGCATGCGGGACTCCACGCGCTCCATACCGAGCGCGAAGAACATCACGAGCAGCGGGACGAGAACGCTCAACCAGGCAGTCATGGCAACTCCGATCCTCCCGTACGGGTTCGCAGCCCGGCCGCTCGGGGGTGGCCGCGTCGACGTCTTCGTGACGCGACCGTGACCTCGTAGCCCGTTCGGCGCACACCCGGCCGGGTGCGCGCACCGCTCGTCGGACGCGTCGCCGCGCCGGCCGGTCGAACACCACCGGCGTGGACCGGACCGCGCCCGGCGGCGAGCGGTGCACGGCGCGACACCGTGACACGACTGTCGGTGCCCACCCGTACGCTCGGTCACGTGAGCACCTCCGCCGGACGGCCGTCGCGGGCGTCGCGGCCCACCCCCCGCGCCGCCGCCGGTCTGGCCGCGCGCGTCGCGGCCGGGGAGAGCCCGATCGGGCGAGCGCGCCGGGTCAACCGCATCCTCCGGTCGCTGGCGGAGGCCTATCCGCACGCGCACTGCGAGCTGGACTTCACCACCCCGCTGGACCTCGCCGTCGCGACGATCCTGTCCGCGCAGTGCACCGACGAGCGGGTCAACCAGGTCACCCCCGCGCTGTTCGCCCGGTACCCCACCGCCGCGGACTACGCGGGCGCCGACCGGACGGAGCTCGAGGAACTGATCCGCTCCACCGGCTTCTACCGGAACAAGGCGACGTCGCTGACCGGGCTGGGCGCCGCCGTCGTCGAGCGGCACGGCGGGGAGCTGCCGTCGACGCTGGACGAGCTGGTGAAGCTGCCCGGCATCGGGCGCAAGACCGCGAACGTCATCCTCGGCAACGCGTTCGGCGTCCCCGGGATCACCGTCGACACCCACTTCGGACGCCTGGTGCGCCGCTGGGGCTGGACGACCGAGGAGGACCCGGTCAAGGTCGAGCACGCGATCGGCGAGCTCGTCCCGCGGCGGGGCTGGACGATCGTGTCCCACCACGTGATCTTCCACGGCCGCCGGGTCTGCCATGCGCGCAAGCCGGCCTGCGGCGCCTGCACACTCGCGGCGGACTGTCCCGCCTTCGGGCTCGGCCCCATCGACCCGGGCGAGGCCGCGGCGCTGGTCAAGGGCCCGGAGCGGGACCACCTGCTCGCACTCGCGGGGATCGCGGGGCCGCCCGGGGACGGCCGGTGACCCGGACAGGCGCCTCCCGCTCCGAGATCGTCTCGACCGTGGTCGTCGTCGTCCTGGTCGCGATCGCGGTCTGGGCGCTGTGGCCCTCGGGCCCCGCCCCCGGCGGGAGCGGCGGCGCCGGGCCCGCGGCGAGCGCCGCCCCGGCCGACCGGCCCGAGACCGACCTCGCCGCCGCGGACCCGCAGGCACTGGCCGCCGCGCGGGCCTCGGCCCGGCTGGCACCGTGCCCCGCCCCGTCCGGCCGCACCCCGGCCGGTCCGCTCGCCGGGATCACCGTGCCGTGCCTGGGCGCCGACGGCAGTACCGACCTGGGCGCGGCTCTGACCGGGCGTCCGACGCTGGTCAACTTCTGGGCGTCGTGGTGCGTGCCGTGCCGCGACGAGCTGCCCGCGCTGCAGGCCTACGCACAGCGTCCCGGCGCACTGCCGGTGCTCACCGTCGACGTGCAGGACGACCCGGTGGCCGCGCTGGCCCTGTCCGCGCAGCTGGGGGTCACCCTGCCGGCCGTGACCGACCCGCAGCGGGCCGTGCGCCGCGCGCTGGACACCCCGCCGCTGCTCCCGGTCAGCTACGTGACCCGCGCGGACGGTGGCGTCGCGATGGTGGACCCGCCCGTCCCGTTCCGCACCGCCGACGACGTCGCGGCCGCCGTGGAGCGGTTCCGGTGACCGCGCAGGCGGGCGTGCCTCAGGTGCCCGACCCCGACCCCGCGGCGGCGCCGGCGTCGCTGCGCCCGCTCGTCGACGGGGCGCTGGGCCTGGACCCGGCCTGGTTCGGCTGGCGACGGCTGCAGCCCGACAACGGCGAGCCGCGCCGGGCGTCGGTGCTGATGCTGTTCACCGACGGGGAGTCGGGCGGGCCGGACGTGCTGCTCACCGAGCGCGCGGCGACGCTGCGCTCGCACGCCGGGCAGGTCGCCTTCCCCGGTGGGCGGCTCGACCCGACCGACACCGGCCCGGTGCACGCCGCGCTGCGGGAGGCCCGGGAGGAGACCGGACTGGACCCGTCCGGGGTGGTACCGCTGGCCCTCCTGCCGGACCTGTTCATCCCGCCCACCGGGTTCCTGGTGACCCCGGTGCTGGCGCACTGGGCGTCGCCGTCTCCGGTACGGGTGGTCGACACCGCCGAGGTCGCCCGGGTCGTCCGGGTCCCGGTGGAGGTCCTGACCGACCCGGCGAACCGGTTCACCGTGCGCGGCCCCAGTGGCCACACCGGCCCCGCCTTCGACGCCGCGGGCCTGATGGTCTGGGGTTTCACCGCGGGCCTGCTGTCCGCACTGCTGCAGCGTTCCGGCTGGGAGCGTCCCTGGGACGCCGGCCGGGTCCTCGATCTCGACGACGCCTGGGCCCGCGCCCGGCGGAACGAACCGGAAGGAGGCCGGGTGGACGACCACGGCGTGGTGGACCGGTGAGCATCAGCTGGGTCGACGTCGTCGTCGTGATCCTCGCCCTGCTGGCCGCGGCGTCCGGCTGGCGGCACGGGGTCGCGGTGGCGCTGCTGTCGTTCGCCGGCGTACTGACCGGCGCGGTGCTCGGGCTGCGGCTCGCCCCGTTGCTGGCCGGGCAGGTGGAGTCCCAGCAGGGGAAGGTGCTGCTCGGGATCGGCGTGGTGGTGCTGCTCGTCGCGCTCGGTGAGGCGACGGGCGTCTACCTCGGACGGTTCATCCGCGACCGGATCCGCGGCGAGGGCACCCTCAGGGTCGACTCGACGCTGGGTGCCGGCGTGCAGGCGGTCGCGGTGGTGGTGGCGGCCTGGCTGATCGCGCTGCCGCTGTCCTCGACGAGCTTCTCCACCCTGACCAGCGGCCTGCGCGACTCGCGGGTGCTCGCCGGCGTGGACGACGTGATGCCGGACGCGGCGCGCAAGCTCCCGGCCGAGCTGCGCCAGCTCCTCGACGACTCCGGCTTCCCCGACGTCGTCAGCCCGTTCTCGCGGACGCCGGTCGCCGCGGTCGGCCCGCCGGACTCCGCGCTCGCGCAGTCCCCGGTGGTCACCGAGGTCCGCGACCGGGTGCTGAAGGTCCGCGGGCGCGCCCCGTCCTGCCGTCGCGCCCTGGAGGGGACCGGGTTCGTCGTCGCCCCGCAGCGGGTGATGACCAACGCCCACGTCGTCGCCGGGACGTCGAGCACCACCGTCGAGGTGACGACGTCCAGCGGCCGGGCCCGCCAGCTCGACGCCCAGGTCGTCCACTACGACCCCGAGGTCGACGTGGCCGTGCTCGACGTGCCCGACCTCGAGGAGCAGCCGCTGCAGTTCAGCCCGGACCCGGCCCGCGTCGGCGACGACGTGATCATCCTGGGCTACCCGCTGGACGGCCCGTACACGGTCACCCCGGGCAAGATCCGCGAGCGGATCCGGCTGCGCGGCCCGGACATCTACGAGCAGGGCAGCGTGCTGCGCGATGTCTACACCGTCCGCGCGGTGGTGCGCTCCGGCAACTCCGGCGGCCCGATGATCACCCCCGACGGGCGGGTGGTCGGCGTCGTGTTCGGCGCCGCGCTGGACGACACCGAGACCGGTTTCGTGCTGACGGCCGAGCAGGTCGGGCAGGCGCTGAACGTGGCCGCGAGCGGCGCGTCGTCCCCCGCCGACACCGGGAACTGCGCCTCCTGACCCACCGCACTCCGTCCCACGATCCGGGAACGAATGGCCGGATCGTGGGACAGATGCTTAGCGTGGGTACATGACCTCCGTCGACGTGACCCGTACCCGCCGTCGCTGGCTGGTGCTGGCCGTCGGGGTGTTCGCCCAGACCGCGGCCTGCTCGTTCGTCTACGGGCTGCCGTTCGTGGTGCCGCTGCTGCGTGACACGGAGGGACTGTCGCTGGCCCAGGTCGGCGCCTACGTCGGCGCACCGACGGTCGGTCTGCTGTGCACGCTGGTGCTGTGGGGCGCCGCCGCCGACCGGTCCGGCGAACGCGGGGTGATGACGGTCGGGCTCGCGCTGTGCGCGGCGGCCGTCGCGGGTGCGGCGCTGCTGCCGATCGGGCCCGGACCGCTGCTGCTGGTGCTTCTCGGCCTGGGCGGCGCGGGCGCGGCGTCGGTGTTCGCCGCCAGCGGCCGGATGGTGATGGGCTGGTTCGCCGCGCACGAGCGCGGCACCGCGATGGGGATCCGGCAGACGTCCCAGCCGCTGGGTGTCGCCGTGGCCGGGCTGACGCTGCCGACCCTGGCCGCAGCCGTCGGGCCGTTCCGGGCGCTGCTGCTGCCCGCGGTGCTGTGCGTCGTCGCGTCGGTGCTGGTCGCGACGCTGGCGCCGGACCCGCCCCGGGCGCCGCGGCCCGCGGGGGCCGAGCCGGAGCGCTCCCCCTACGGGACGTCGGTCCTGTGGCGGGTGCACGGCGCGAGTGCACTGCTGGTGGTCTCGCAGTTCGCGGTGGCGTCGTTCGCGACCGAGTACCTGGTCCGCGAGCAGGGGTGGCACGTGGCGGCGGCGGGCGCGTTCGTCGCCGGTGGGCAGATCGCCGGGGCGGTCGGCCGGATCGCGACCGGGGTCTGGTCGGACCGGGTCGGGTCCCGGCTGCGCCCGATGCGCCAGGTCGCGGCCGCCGCGGCCGCGGTGCTGCTGCTGTTCGCGCTCGGCGACGCCGTCGCCGGATGGCTGGCAGTGACGATGCTCGCCGTCGGGGCGGTGGTGACGGTCGCCCCGAACGGGCTGGCGTTCACCAGCACCGCCGAGATCGCCGGACCCGCCTGGTCGGGGCGCGCGCTGGGAGTGCAGAACACCGGCCAGAACGCCGTCGCATCAGTGGTCCCGGCCGCGCTCGGCGCCCTGGTCGGCGCGACCGGCTACGCGGCGGCGTTCGCGATCGCCGCCGCGGCACCGTTGGCCGCGATCCTGGTGACACCGGTCCGCGACGAGCGCCGGCGGTCGTCGTGACGCCGCCGGCGCAGCCGGTCAGCGGGTGATCGTCTGGTCCCGCCCGGGGCCGACGCCGATCGCGGACACCGGCGCGCCGGTGAGCTCCTCGATCCGCTGCACGTAGGCCTGCGCGGCGGGGGGCAGGTCCTCCCAGGTGCGGGCACCGGAGAGGTCCTCGACCCAGCCGGGCATCTCCTCGTAGACCGGGACGGCGTGGTGGAAGCCGGTCTGGGTCATCGGCATCTCGTCGACGCGGTGGCCGTCGACCTCGTAGCCGACGCAGATCGGCACCGACTCCAGCCCGGACAGCACGTCCAGCTTGGTCAGGAAGACGTCGGTGATGCCGTTGACGCGCACCGCGTACCGGCCGATGACGGCGTCGAACCAGCCGCAGCGCCGCGCACGGCCGGTGTTGACGCCGACCTCACCGCCGGTCTTGCGCAGCCATTCGCCCATCTCGTCGAGGAGCTCGGTCGGGAACGGGCCGGACCCGACGCGGGTCGTGTAGGCCTTCAGGATCCCGATCACGCGGGTGATCTTGTTCGGGCCGATGCCCGAACCGACCGACGCGCCGCCCGCGGTCGGGTTCGAGCTGGTCACGAAGGGGTAGGTGCCGTGGTCGACGTCGAGCAGGGTGCCCTGCGAGCCCTCCAGCAGCAGCGTCTCACCGCGCTCCAGGGCCTGATTCAGCAGCAGCCGGGTGTCGACGATCTTGTCGGCGAACTCCTTCGACTGCTCCAGGACGGTGTCCACGACCTCGTTGAAGTCCAGCGCGCGCCGGTTGTAGACCTTGACCAGGATCTGGTTCTTCAGCTCGAGGGCGGCCTCCACCTTCTGGTGCAGGATCTTCTCGTCGAGCAGGTCCGCGGCGCGGACGCCGACCCGGGCCACCTTGTCCTGGTAGGCGGGACCGATGCCGCGGCCGGTCGTGCCGATCTTGGCCTTGCCCAGGTAGCGCTCGGTGACCCGGTCGATCGCCACGTGGTACGGCATGATCAGGTGCGAGTCGGCCGAGATCAGCAGGCCGGAGGTGTCGACGCCGCGCCGCTCCAGCCCGGCCTTCTCCTCGATCAGCGCCTCGGGGTTCACGACGACCCCGTTGCCGATGACGTTCTTCACGCCCGGGGACAGGATCCCGGACGGGATGAGCTTCAGCGCGAAGTCGCGGCCGTCCGGCGTGACGACGGTGTGCCCGGCGTTGTTGCCGCCCTGGTAGCGGACGACCCAGCCGAACTGCCCGCCCAGCAGGTCGGTCGCCTTGCCCTTGCCCTCGTCGCCCCACTGGGCGCCGATCAACACGATTGCGGGCATGTAAGAGACTCCAGTTCACACACGCTCGTCACGGTCGCGGGACCGGGCGTGATTTCCGGTTTCCGCGGCGAGGAGGGTACTCGATCAGTGGTTCCGACCGATCCCGAAGCGGTTCTCCTCGACTGCCTGCCGCAGCGGCGTCACCGGCTTCCCTCCCACGGTATCCGGCCCGGCGCGCGACGTGAACGCCCACCGTCGTCGCTGGTGTCCGATCCCGCGGTGCGTTCGGTCACCGTGGGCCCGCGCCCCGGGAAGGCGGAGGTCGACGTCCTGCTCCCGGTGCCGCGGCTGATCGTCCACGGTGACGACGCGGACCTCGCCGCCGTGCTCCTCCGGCTGCTGCGGCGGGACGCGCTCGCGACCGAGGTCGCCTACCTGCCCGTGTCCCGGCGGTCGCGGGCCGCCGCGAACTGGGGCCTCCCGACCCGGTTCGACGACGCCGTCGCCCTCGCCCGGTCCGGCACCGCACGCGAGATGCCGCTGGTGCGCGACGACAACGGGGGCGTCCTCGCCGGCCGCGGGGAGATCCCCGACCTCTACGGCGAGGCCTACTGCGACGCGACGCGCGTGCTGCACGGCCGCGTGAAGCTGCTCGTCGTCGACGCGGGGCCCGAGGGCGTGCACGTGCGGGCGGGCCGCGGGGTGACCGGCACGACCGGGCGGGCGATCCAGATCGGGACGACGGGTGCGACGCCCGTCCGCGACGGCGTCGCGCACCCGCGGGAGATCAAGCGGTGGGCCTGGTACCGGCACACCGAGCCGTGGCGGCCGGTGCTGCCGGGCTGATCAACGCCCGGGGTCCTCGGGGGCGAGCACCGCGTCGGTCGCGGTGATCCCGACGTCGAACACCTCGTCGGTGGGGACGACGTAGCGGTTGCGGTGGTCCCGGGTCTCGCCGCGACCGCCCGGGACGCCGCCGGCCATCGGGCCGTAGCCGGCCCCGCCGCGAGCCTCCGCCGCCTTGGCGCCGGTCCACGGCTCGGGCGCGCCGGCGCTCCGCGGCCCGGGGGTGCGGGGCTCGGTGCCCCACGCCGTCCCGGCCCCGCCGCGACCGCCGGGTCCGTGCGGTTCGGTCGCCGCGCCCGGCAGCCGCGCGGTGCCGCGGGACTCGCCGAACGGGGAGCCGAGGGCGCCGCGGCCCGCTCCGGAACCGGCTCCGTACGACCCGGTCCCGCTGCCGGGGCGGGTCTGCGGGGCGGGGCCGGTCTCGGTGCGGGGGCGGACGAGCTGCTGCCGACGTGCCTGATCGCCGAAGCGGCGCGCGAGGTCCTCGCGGGCCCGGGCGGCATCCGGAATCGGGGTCCGAACGCGGTCCGGAGCAGGCGGGATGCGGGAGCCCTGCGCCCCGGTACCGCCTCCACCGGCGCCCGACGAGAACGCCGGTCCGCTCGGCAGCGGGACGAGGGGCGAGGGCCCGCCACCGCCTCCGGCGCCGCCACCCGCGCCACCACCGGGGCCGCCGCCCGCACCGCCGCCGCCCGACGGGCCGGTGGGTGCCGACACCGGCTGCGAGGCCGACCCGACCGGGGGAAGCCCGACTCCGGCCGGTCCCGGTGTCGGGCCGGGAAGTCCGCCTCCACCCGGCGCGACGGAGACGCCGGGCTGCGGTCCCGGCGCACCGCCGGGACCCGGCGTCGCGCCCGGAGATGTCGCGGGCGGGGGCGCGGCGGCCGCCTCGGTGGTGAAGCGGTCGTCGATCGCGGAGGTCTCGGACTCGTACTTCTGGAGCGCCCGGTTCGCGACCTCGTCGTTGATCTGGTTGTGCTCGGCGATGGTCACGTGGTCGGCGCCCCTGCCCCGGAGGGACTGCCAGGCCTCGCTGATGTTGTCGCCCGCGCGCTGGATCCAGGAGAACTCGGCCGGGTCCATGAACCGGACCTGGTTGCGCATGCGCTCGAACGCGCTGCCGTGGTCGAGCATGCGGTCGGCGCCGTTCCGCGCGACGTTCGCGGTGCCGTCGACGCCGGTCGCGGTGCGGTCCAGGGACTCCTGGGCGGCCCGGGCGGCGGGGCCCTGCCACGAGATACCGAGATCGGCCATGCCGCGGTCGAGGGTCTGCTTGGTGGTCGCCATGTCGTCGACGAGCTTGCGGAGACCGTCGGAAGTCTGTCGCATGGCCTCGGCGCCGGGCTTGTCGAGGATCCAGGCCGCCTTCGTGGCGATGTCGAAGGCTTCGAAGGCGTAACAACGCGGCAGCGCCATCGTCGTCCTCAGCGGGTGACGTGAGGGCCGCGATACTGAAGCCCCGAGGAACCGGAGAAGGAGGCCGCGTTCTCGTCCTCCGTGAGGCCATATTCCTCGACGGCTTTGGCCAACCTGTTTCGGGCCTCGACCAACTCGTTGACGTAGTCGGAGTGCGTCTTACGGAGGACATCGACCTTGGGCTGGAAGACCACCACAGCGTCCTTGGATACCGGGTCATCGGCACACGGGGGCATGGCACGCAGAGCCGCTGAGTCCGCAAGCGTCCGCCTCGCTGCATCCACACGCTCGTCGAAGAGGCGTTTGACCTGCAGCACGTTGTCGACGTCGATCTGGGCCATGAAGGAGTCCGACACCAGGCCCTGCGGGTGTCGTGCTGGAACGTCCATCGTGCGGACGCTAGCCATTGCAGATGGCGTCCGAGGTCGATCGGGACGGACCGTTCGCATAAGCGAACCGCCCGACATCGTCACCCGTGTCCGGCCCTCGCATTCTCGACCACGAATCCGGCGAGCGAGCGTGCCTGTTTGCATACGCGTGTCATCGCGAGAGGTTTGCCGTCATCCCCGTACCCGACAGCCTGCACCTGCACTCGGAGCGTGTCTGCGTCTCCGGCGTCCAGGTAGAACTCGCACAACGGCGTCGATTCGGCATCAGCCGTGACTCGAACAGCACCGAAGCCACCGATGATGTCCAACGACGAATCCGAAGCACCCACTGCAGTCGAGGCAGGTTCGCTGATGGTCTGCACCGCATAGGAGATGACCGCGTCGTTATCGGGCCATGTGCAGGTACGGCTGGGGCCCTCGGGGAGAACCACGTTTCCAGGCTCGCCCTCGTCCACCGAAAGCTGGGCACGCTGAGCTGGAGTCAGCAGAGAGCAGAGGTCCGTCTTGCTCACGTCGATCTCCGCCGGCCGCGGCGGAAACGGCCCCTCCGGCTCCGCAGCCCCACACCCCACGACCACCCCGCACACGAGCAGCAGGACGACAACGAGTCGGACCACCGGCGACGCTCCCCCGGACAGGAACAGGACCGCAGCAGGCTAGCCCGTCGTCGTCGCCACCGGACCCGTTCCGGTCAGGCCGCGGCGGCGGAGTCGTCCGGGCGCCGGTGGTAACTGTCCACATAGATCTGCCCGGACAGGTCCGCGATGGCGTCCATGATCTCGTCGGTGACCGCGCGCCGGATCGCCGGAGCGCCCTCCAGCCCCTCGTAGCGGCTGAACTCCAGCGGCCGCCCGAAGCGGATCTCGACCCGGGCCAGGCGCGGGATCAGCCGTCCGACCGGCTGCACGTGCTCGGTCCCGATCAGGCCGACGGGCACGACGACCGCCCCCGTCGACAGCGCCAGCGACGCGACGCCGGTGTGCCCGCGGTGCAGCTTGCCGTCGAGGGAGCGCGTGCCCTCCGGGTAGATGCCGAACGCACCGCCGCACTCCAGGACCTTGCGCCCCGCGGCGAGCGCGGCGAGGCCGGCGCGGGCGTTGGACCGGTCGACCGGGATGTAGCCGAGCGCCCCCAGGAACGCGGCCATCAGGCGTCCGCGCAGACCACGACCGGTGAAGTACTCGGCCTTGCCGAGGAAGGCGACCTTGCGCGGGGCGACGAGCGGGATGAACGCCGTGTCGACGGCCGCGCGGTGGTTCGCCGCGAGGATCACCGGCCCGGTGGCCGGGATGCGGTCCGCGCCGCGCACGCGGGGCCGCCACACGAGCCGGACGAGTGGCGCGAGGACGTAGCGGATGAACAGCTGCACCGTGAACCCCGATCAGTGAGCGACGTCCACAACTCCGTGCAGGGGGGACCGACGTCCCGGCGCCGAACGAGGCCCGATTCTGCTCCGTGACCGGCCCGTGACGGAAGCCCTTCCGCCCGTTCAGTCCCCGTGCGGATCGGTGAGCTGCCCGCGCAACGCACGCAGCGCCTCGCTGCGGGTCATCCCGGTCGCCTGCAGCAGGTCGACAGCGATCGAGCGGACCTGCGCGACCAGCACGGGCGCCGAGACCGCGGGCGCCGCGGCCGGCTGCCCCTCCGCCGGCCGGGCGACGACCGCACCGGGGTCGGCGAGGACCGGTGCGTGCTGCACGGCTTCCAGGATCGGGCCGCGCGCCTTCTCGCGGTCGCCGTCCTGCCCGAGTTCCCCGATCAGCGCCTCGACGGAGGCGGCGAGCTCGGTGATCGCGTCCGGCAGACCGGGCGGGACCGGTTCGCCGTCCTCGATCGCGGTCATCGCGCGCCGGGCGAGCACCCGGGCGTTGCGGTGGGCGTAGTCGGCCCGCTCGGCGAGCGTCCGGTAGCGGCGCAGCATGGCCCGGCGCGGCCGGTGCATCGGTGAGACCGTCACGACCTCGCCCGCGGAGCTGACCGCCGTGCGCAGCTCGTCGA harbors:
- a CDS encoding MarP family serine protease; amino-acid sequence: MSWVDVVVVILALLAAASGWRHGVAVALLSFAGVLTGAVLGLRLAPLLAGQVESQQGKVLLGIGVVVLLVALGEATGVYLGRFIRDRIRGEGTLRVDSTLGAGVQAVAVVVAAWLIALPLSSTSFSTLTSGLRDSRVLAGVDDVMPDAARKLPAELRQLLDDSGFPDVVSPFSRTPVAAVGPPDSALAQSPVVTEVRDRVLKVRGRAPSCRRALEGTGFVVAPQRVMTNAHVVAGTSSTTVEVTTSSGRARQLDAQVVHYDPEVDVAVLDVPDLEEQPLQFSPDPARVGDDVIILGYPLDGPYTVTPGKIRERIRLRGPDIYEQGSVLRDVYTVRAVVRSGNSGGPMITPDGRVVGVVFGAALDDTETGFVLTAEQVGQALNVAASGASSPADTGNCAS
- a CDS encoding MFS transporter is translated as MTSVDVTRTRRRWLVLAVGVFAQTAACSFVYGLPFVVPLLRDTEGLSLAQVGAYVGAPTVGLLCTLVLWGAAADRSGERGVMTVGLALCAAAVAGAALLPIGPGPLLLVLLGLGGAGAASVFAASGRMVMGWFAAHERGTAMGIRQTSQPLGVAVAGLTLPTLAAAVGPFRALLLPAVLCVVASVLVATLAPDPPRAPRPAGAEPERSPYGTSVLWRVHGASALLVVSQFAVASFATEYLVREQGWHVAAAGAFVAGGQIAGAVGRIATGVWSDRVGSRLRPMRQVAAAAAAVLLLFALGDAVAGWLAVTMLAVGAVVTVAPNGLAFTSTAEIAGPAWSGRALGVQNTGQNAVASVVPAALGALVGATGYAAAFAIAAAAPLAAILVTPVRDERRRSS
- a CDS encoding adenylosuccinate synthase translates to MPAIVLIGAQWGDEGKGKATDLLGGQFGWVVRYQGGNNAGHTVVTPDGRDFALKLIPSGILSPGVKNVIGNGVVVNPEALIEEKAGLERRGVDTSGLLISADSHLIMPYHVAIDRVTERYLGKAKIGTTGRGIGPAYQDKVARVGVRAADLLDEKILHQKVEAALELKNQILVKVYNRRALDFNEVVDTVLEQSKEFADKIVDTRLLLNQALERGETLLLEGSQGTLLDVDHGTYPFVTSSNPTAGGASVGSGIGPNKITRVIGILKAYTTRVGSGPFPTELLDEMGEWLRKTGGEVGVNTGRARRCGWFDAVIGRYAVRVNGITDVFLTKLDVLSGLESVPICVGYEVDGHRVDEMPMTQTGFHHAVPVYEEMPGWVEDLSGARTWEDLPPAAQAYVQRIEELTGAPVSAIGVGPGRDQTITR
- a CDS encoding WXG100 family type VII secretion target; the encoded protein is MALPRCYAFEAFDIATKAAWILDKPGAEAMRQTSDGLRKLVDDMATTKQTLDRGMADLGISWQGPAARAAQESLDRTATGVDGTANVARNGADRMLDHGSAFERMRNQVRFMDPAEFSWIQRAGDNISEAWQSLRGRGADHVTIAEHNQINDEVANRALQKYESETSAIDDRFTTEAAAAPPPATSPGATPGPGGAPGPQPGVSVAPGGGGLPGPTPGPAGVGLPPVGSASQPVSAPTGPSGGGGAGGGPGGGAGGGAGGGGGPSPLVPLPSGPAFSSGAGGGGTGAQGSRIPPAPDRVRTPIPDAARAREDLARRFGDQARRQQLVRPRTETGPAPQTRPGSGTGSYGAGSGAGRGALGSPFGESRGTARLPGAATEPHGPGGRGGAGTAWGTEPRTPGPRSAGAPEPWTGAKAAEARGGAGYGPMAGGVPGGRGETRDHRNRYVVPTDEVFDVGITATDAVLAPEDPGR
- a CDS encoding DUF3558 family protein, translated to MVRLVVVLLLVCGVVVGCGAAEPEGPFPPRPAEIDVSKTDLCSLLTPAQRAQLSVDEGEPGNVVLPEGPSRTCTWPDNDAVISYAVQTISEPASTAVGASDSSLDIIGGFGAVRVTADAESTPLCEFYLDAGDADTLRVQVQAVGYGDDGKPLAMTRVCKQARSLAGFVVENARAGHG